The Nitrosomonas communis genome has a segment encoding these proteins:
- a CDS encoding TerC family protein: MDFSDPQFWFAALQIIAIDIVLGGDNAVIIALACRRLPEKQRNQGIFWGVFGAITIRVILVFFAINLLALPFLKLVGALLLLWIGIKLLQPEAAGDGHEIDASTTLLGAIKTIIIADTVMSLDNVIGIAGAARGDLTLVIFGLLVSVPIIVWGSKLVMKLMNRFPLTIFIGAGLLGWIAGGMAITDALTREWVNMHAAFLHWLMPIGTALVVIVTGKWLAARAQKNIALIDLTNDTNKPM, translated from the coding sequence ATGGATTTTTCTGATCCCCAGTTCTGGTTTGCGGCATTACAAATTATTGCGATTGACATCGTACTTGGGGGAGATAATGCGGTCATCATTGCCCTTGCTTGCCGGCGGTTACCTGAGAAGCAACGCAATCAAGGGATTTTCTGGGGAGTTTTCGGTGCAATAACGATACGTGTCATCCTGGTTTTCTTTGCGATTAATCTGTTGGCACTTCCCTTCCTGAAACTTGTGGGCGCGCTGCTGCTGCTGTGGATCGGGATCAAATTACTGCAGCCGGAAGCAGCAGGTGATGGACATGAAATTGATGCCAGCACAACCCTGCTGGGTGCTATTAAAACGATTATCATCGCGGATACTGTCATGAGCCTGGATAATGTGATCGGTATTGCTGGTGCTGCGCGGGGTGATCTTACGCTGGTAATTTTTGGGCTCCTGGTAAGTGTGCCAATCATTGTCTGGGGCAGTAAGCTGGTCATGAAACTGATGAACCGCTTTCCCCTGACCATTTTTATTGGAGCTGGGTTGCTTGGCTGGATCGCGGGAGGCATGGCCATAACTGACGCATTGACCAGAGAATGGGTCAATATGCATGCTGCTTTTCTACACTGGCTCATGCCGATTGGTACTGCATTAGTTGTGATCGTTACTGGCAAGTGGCTGGCAGCGAGAGCACAGAAAAATATAGCTTTGATTGATCTTACGAATGACACCAATAAACCTATGTAA
- a CDS encoding pilin: MQQMQKGFTLIELMIVVAIIGILAAVAIPSYQTYTKKARFSEVVAAAAPLKLGIETCFQDKRDMTNCTNGANGVPAAVGANGYVQSGTVGGNAELTAAITMKAAKDKDGLNEETYILTGTAATKDSPIQWVKTGSCVAAAIC, translated from the coding sequence ATGCAGCAAATGCAAAAAGGTTTTACTTTGATCGAGTTAATGATTGTTGTGGCCATTATTGGTATTTTGGCGGCGGTGGCGATTCCGTCTTATCAAACCTACACCAAAAAAGCCAGGTTTAGCGAAGTTGTGGCTGCTGCTGCCCCACTCAAACTTGGTATTGAAACTTGTTTCCAAGATAAGCGTGATATGACTAACTGTACCAATGGAGCTAATGGGGTACCAGCTGCTGTTGGCGCAAATGGTTATGTACAATCTGGTACAGTCGGTGGTAATGCTGAATTAACTGCTGCAATTACTATGAAAGCGGCTAAAGATAAAGACGGCTTAAATGAAGAAACTTATATACTTACTGGAACTGCCGCCACTAAGGATTCTCCCATACAATGGGTAAAAACTGGCAGTTGTGTAGCTGCTGCTATCTGTTAA
- the glnE gene encoding bifunctional [glutamate--ammonia ligase]-adenylyl-L-tyrosine phosphorylase/[glutamate--ammonia-ligase] adenylyltransferase has translation MFLHSIHPPTESALESLLRFSRYGRRLLESEPDLRTDLIEHSHRPFAREEMLAFLSAICPEHTVDETSLHSALRKLRKRVILCLAARDLAGMADLTEVMVTMTNLAEVTIRFALAHHQNWMTHPNQFGSPIGEKSSTPQQLLVVAMGKLGGGELNVSSDVDLIFIYPEDGETNGRKSISNHDFFTRLGRKLIASLNDYTVDGYVFRVDMRLRPHGENSPLAISFAMLEDYFVTQGREWERHAWLKSRVIAGTATASVVLMEDITRPFVFRKYLDFEAYEAMRRLHAQLRKEVDRREMHDNIKLGPGGIREIEFITQVFQLIRGGRDADLCIRPTLTALHRLQQKQPIPAQTITELIEAYRFLRKLEHRLQYLDDQQTQNLPDNPEDQALIAAAMGYTDFAEFLQQLDIHRNHVARHFELIFAAPRKSPAHDILASLWQEQAGDRTQVEAATTQLTTLGFTEPEKISARIQQCYGSYFFQQLSPANQQKIKSLMPILVEAIAQFPPVEATLERMLQLLEHISQQAAYLALLLEHPQTLPRVTKLVSASQWASDYLGRHPILLDRLLTPRGLYQLPDWPALRQELTRQLNHVDSPKSNITEWQMDVLRHFQHAQVFQLLAIDLEGKLLLETLSDHLTELADLILDNVLYLAWMWLKKKHREQPVFAIIGYGKLGGKELGYASDLDIIFLYQDNHADAQEVYTKLGQSINTWLTSPTSAGVLYATDLRLRPNGASGLLASSIEAFTQYQHTQAWVWEHQALTRARFVTGDPHVGKLFEQTRKEILCQARDLAQLRQDILMMREKMLDAHPNPTTLFDIKHDRGGIIDVEFIVQYLVLGYAHQYPQLTGNIGNIALLKLASELGLIPAETAQQVWTGYREFRRVQHRLRLNAGPKLESSAASSEKSGNFARIEADDLSHARMAVLQLWEQVFGG, from the coding sequence ATGTTTTTACACAGCATCCATCCCCCTACTGAATCAGCGCTGGAAAGTCTCCTTCGTTTCAGCCGTTATGGACGTCGTTTATTAGAAAGCGAGCCTGATTTACGCACTGATCTGATTGAACATTCCCATCGCCCTTTTGCACGCGAGGAAATGCTCGCATTCCTCAGCGCAATCTGCCCGGAACATACCGTGGATGAAACAAGTCTGCACAGCGCCCTGCGTAAGCTCCGTAAACGGGTCATACTGTGTCTGGCTGCGCGTGATCTGGCCGGCATGGCTGATCTGACTGAAGTCATGGTTACGATGACCAATCTGGCCGAGGTCACGATTCGTTTTGCGCTCGCGCATCATCAGAACTGGATGACGCATCCCAACCAGTTTGGTTCACCTATCGGCGAAAAAAGTTCAACCCCGCAGCAATTATTAGTCGTTGCCATGGGCAAACTCGGAGGAGGAGAACTCAACGTTTCCTCCGACGTCGATCTGATTTTCATCTACCCAGAGGATGGCGAAACGAATGGCAGAAAATCGATCTCCAACCATGACTTCTTTACTCGCCTCGGGCGCAAGCTGATTGCCAGTTTAAATGATTACACGGTGGATGGCTACGTCTTCCGGGTCGATATGCGCCTGCGCCCGCACGGAGAAAACAGCCCGCTGGCCATCAGCTTCGCAATGCTGGAGGACTATTTTGTGACGCAAGGAAGGGAATGGGAGCGCCATGCCTGGCTCAAGAGCCGGGTCATAGCAGGAACGGCTACCGCATCAGTGGTGCTGATGGAGGACATCACCCGCCCGTTTGTCTTTCGCAAATACCTGGATTTTGAGGCCTATGAAGCCATGCGTCGCCTGCATGCGCAACTACGCAAGGAAGTGGATCGCCGCGAAATGCATGACAACATTAAACTGGGCCCGGGCGGTATCCGTGAAATTGAATTCATCACCCAGGTTTTTCAACTGATACGGGGAGGACGGGATGCCGATCTATGCATTCGCCCCACGCTGACCGCCCTGCACCGCTTGCAGCAAAAGCAGCCGATTCCTGCTCAAACCATCACTGAGCTCATCGAGGCCTACCGCTTTCTGCGCAAGCTGGAGCATCGCCTGCAATACCTCGATGATCAACAAACCCAGAATCTGCCTGATAATCCTGAAGATCAGGCATTAATTGCCGCAGCTATGGGCTATACCGACTTTGCCGAGTTTCTGCAACAGCTCGATATCCACCGCAACCATGTCGCGCGCCACTTTGAATTGATCTTCGCCGCGCCACGCAAATCGCCAGCTCATGACATCCTGGCAAGCCTCTGGCAGGAGCAGGCCGGAGACAGGACTCAGGTGGAAGCCGCCACCACACAGCTGACGACGCTGGGGTTTACCGAACCAGAAAAAATCTCGGCGCGCATCCAGCAATGTTATGGCAGTTATTTTTTCCAGCAATTATCGCCAGCCAACCAGCAAAAAATCAAATCCCTGATGCCGATTCTGGTAGAGGCCATTGCTCAGTTTCCACCGGTGGAAGCCACACTGGAACGCATGCTGCAATTATTGGAGCATATCAGCCAGCAAGCTGCTTACCTGGCCTTGCTGCTGGAACACCCCCAAACCCTGCCGCGCGTGACCAAACTCGTCAGCGCCAGTCAATGGGCTAGCGATTATCTGGGCAGACACCCCATCCTGCTCGACCGACTGCTGACACCGCGTGGGTTGTATCAATTACCGGACTGGCCGGCACTGAGGCAAGAGCTGACGCGCCAACTCAACCATGTGGACAGCCCCAAAAGCAATATCACGGAATGGCAAATGGATGTGCTGCGGCATTTTCAACATGCGCAAGTATTTCAGTTATTGGCGATCGATCTGGAAGGAAAGCTATTGCTGGAAACCCTCAGCGATCATCTGACCGAGCTCGCTGATCTCATTCTCGATAATGTACTGTACCTCGCCTGGATGTGGCTGAAGAAAAAACACCGCGAACAACCCGTTTTCGCTATCATCGGCTACGGCAAACTGGGCGGAAAAGAGCTGGGCTACGCATCCGATCTCGACATCATTTTTCTTTATCAGGATAACCATGCCGATGCACAGGAGGTTTACACCAAGCTGGGGCAAAGCATCAACACCTGGCTCACCAGCCCCACCTCAGCCGGGGTATTATATGCAACAGATTTACGCCTGCGCCCGAATGGCGCCAGCGGATTACTGGCCTCTTCCATCGAAGCCTTTACCCAATACCAGCATACTCAAGCCTGGGTATGGGAGCATCAGGCCTTGACGCGTGCGCGCTTCGTCACGGGTGACCCGCATGTGGGCAAGCTGTTTGAACAAACCCGCAAGGAAATTCTATGTCAAGCGCGCGACCTCGCTCAGCTCAGGCAGGATATCCTGATGATGCGCGAGAAAATGCTGGATGCCCACCCTAACCCGACGACGCTGTTCGATATTAAACATGACCGCGGCGGCATCATCGATGTGGAATTCATCGTGCAATATCTGGTGCTTGGCTACGCGCACCAGTACCCGCAACTCACCGGCAATATCGGCAATATCGCGCTGCTGAAACTAGCCAGTGAGCTGGGGCTCATTCCGGCTGAAACCGCCCAGCAAGTGTGGACAGGCTACCGTGAATTTCGTCGCGTGCAACACCGCCTGCGCTTGAATGCCGGGCCTAAGCTGGAAAGCTCAGCGGCTTCCTCGGAAAAATCGGGTAACTTTGCCCGCATCGAAGCCGATGATTTAAGCCACGCGCGCATGGCGGTATTGCAGCTATGGGAACAGGTATTTGGGGGATAA
- a CDS encoding GspE/PulE family protein: protein MIIYDHLISTATISAAELEQAVRYAREKECDLEEVLIDYFQIKPAQIGEALAYYFQVQYEPYRADRIKPFEVLKNLKRDFVESNHWLPIDETKEGLVILALDPERIKAMRVVNQIFPKHTIIYTVCTQREFKATVDLFYGNEKGIALQDSGNIDEMLSKLKEDEEEPLEEIDEASAASENELVKLVNKIIMDAYRMGVSDIHIEPYPGKEKTKIRFRKDGSLMPYIEIPASHRNALVTRIKIMCDLDISEKRKPQDGKIKFRRFAPLDIELRVATLPSAGGLEDVVMRILSAGEPIPLEKMNFTVRNLQELKSIISKPYGLFFVCGPTGSGKTTTLHSILKHLNTPATKIWTAEDPVEITQKGLRQVQINVKAGLTFATVMKSFLRADPDVIMVGEMRDRETTSLGIEASLTGHLVMATLHTNSAPESVIRLLDMGMDPFNFSDALLGILAQRLAKRLCQCKKPHTASREEIGMLLMEYCEELRHIEYFKANPEAAYQQIEARWRQEYSNEHQQITLYEAVGCDQCNGTGYSGRVALHELLTATDALKKNIQEHARVADMFVTALTDGMGTLKQDGIDKVLQGITDIHQVRAVCIK from the coding sequence ATGATCATTTATGATCATTTGATATCAACGGCGACTATCTCAGCTGCTGAACTTGAGCAGGCTGTGCGATATGCGCGTGAAAAAGAATGCGATTTGGAAGAGGTGCTCATCGATTATTTTCAGATCAAACCGGCTCAAATTGGTGAAGCGCTGGCGTATTACTTCCAGGTCCAGTATGAACCGTACCGGGCTGACCGGATTAAACCGTTCGAGGTCTTGAAAAATCTCAAACGGGATTTTGTCGAAAGCAATCACTGGCTGCCAATTGATGAAACCAAGGAAGGTCTGGTGATATTGGCGCTCGATCCGGAAAGAATCAAAGCAATGCGCGTAGTCAATCAGATTTTTCCCAAGCATACCATCATCTATACCGTCTGTACCCAGCGAGAATTCAAGGCGACAGTGGATTTGTTCTATGGGAATGAAAAAGGCATTGCTTTGCAAGATAGCGGCAATATCGATGAGATGCTTTCCAAGCTTAAAGAGGACGAGGAAGAGCCGCTCGAGGAAATCGATGAGGCTTCCGCAGCTTCTGAAAACGAACTGGTCAAGCTCGTCAACAAGATCATCATGGATGCTTACAGAATGGGCGTTTCCGATATCCACATTGAGCCTTATCCTGGCAAGGAAAAAACCAAAATCCGTTTTCGCAAGGATGGTTCGCTGATGCCCTACATCGAAATTCCAGCCAGTCATCGCAATGCATTGGTAACGCGGATCAAGATCATGTGTGACCTGGATATTTCTGAGAAGCGCAAGCCGCAGGATGGCAAAATAAAATTCAGACGGTTTGCCCCGCTTGATATCGAGCTGAGGGTGGCCACGCTGCCTTCTGCGGGTGGATTGGAGGATGTCGTCATGCGTATTCTATCAGCAGGCGAGCCGATCCCACTCGAAAAAATGAATTTTACTGTCCGTAATCTGCAAGAACTCAAATCCATCATCAGCAAGCCTTATGGCTTATTTTTCGTCTGTGGTCCGACCGGCTCCGGTAAAACGACCACATTGCATTCAATTCTGAAACACCTCAACACGCCAGCAACCAAAATCTGGACCGCAGAAGATCCCGTTGAGATTACTCAGAAAGGGCTGCGTCAGGTGCAGATCAATGTCAAAGCCGGCCTCACTTTTGCCACCGTGATGAAGTCCTTTCTGCGGGCGGATCCGGATGTCATCATGGTCGGGGAAATGCGCGACAGGGAAACGACCAGCCTCGGGATTGAAGCCTCACTAACCGGCCACCTGGTAATGGCTACTCTGCATACCAACAGTGCGCCAGAATCGGTTATCCGTCTGCTGGACATGGGAATGGATCCCTTCAATTTCTCTGATGCCTTGCTCGGCATCCTGGCGCAACGCCTGGCGAAACGTTTGTGCCAATGCAAGAAACCGCATACTGCCAGCCGGGAAGAAATCGGGATGCTGCTGATGGAATATTGCGAAGAATTGAGACATATCGAGTATTTCAAGGCTAACCCTGAGGCAGCTTATCAGCAAATTGAAGCGCGCTGGCGACAGGAATATAGTAATGAGCATCAACAGATTACCCTGTACGAGGCGGTCGGTTGCGATCAATGCAATGGCACGGGTTACTCAGGGCGCGTGGCGCTGCACGAACTCCTGACGGCGACTGATGCCCTCAAAAAGAACATCCAGGAGCATGCGCGCGTCGCTGACATGTTCGTGACCGCGCTCACTGATGGCATGGGTACCCTGAAACAGGATGGGATTGATAAAGTGTTGCAGGGGATAACGGACATTCATCAGGTAAGAGCGGTGTGTATCAAGTAA
- a CDS encoding REP-associated tyrosine transposase, which produces MNIATMPDYRRLWHPGGTYFFTVNLLRRHGNPLLIRHIDVLRGVVGRVRKGHPFQIYGWVVLPDHLHCVIALPPGDDDFAMRWRLIKMGFSKALPKNERLSAVRVRRGERGVWQRRYWEHLIQDEADYRAHMDYVHINPVKHGLVERVADWPYSTFHRWVAQGVYPSDWAGGTEDSLSYED; this is translated from the coding sequence TTGAATATCGCTACTATGCCTGATTACCGCCGCCTGTGGCATCCTGGTGGCACCTATTTCTTTACTGTTAATCTGTTGCGGCGGCATGGCAACCCTTTGCTGATCCGGCATATTGATGTGCTGCGTGGCGTCGTTGGCCGGGTTCGAAAGGGTCACCCGTTCCAAATTTATGGCTGGGTGGTATTGCCTGACCACTTGCACTGCGTGATAGCGTTACCGCCAGGCGATGACGATTTTGCTATGCGCTGGCGTTTGATTAAAATGGGGTTTTCCAAGGCGCTACCAAAGAATGAACGGTTATCCGCAGTACGGGTGAGACGAGGTGAACGAGGCGTCTGGCAGCGGCGTTATTGGGAGCACCTGATTCAGGATGAGGCGGATTATCGGGCGCATATGGATTACGTCCACATCAATCCAGTGAAACATGGATTGGTAGAGCGTGTCGCAGATTGGCCGTATTCAACCTTTCATCGATGGGTGGCGCAAGGTGTCTATCCATCTGATTGGGCCGGTGGAACGGAAGACAGCTTGAGCTATGAAGACTAG
- a CDS encoding universal stress protein, with amino-acid sequence MLKILLPVDGSDACNKAIAHFIQLLNWYKEVPEIHLLNVQFPLPGDISTFISQTNIKQYHQDEGMKDLKSACDLLDQAGIAYQYHVVVGEVAKMIVQFAAEKQCDQIVLGPRGLGTVQGMLLGSVASKLIHLSPIPVLLVK; translated from the coding sequence ATGTTAAAAATACTGCTGCCAGTAGATGGGTCTGATGCTTGCAATAAGGCCATTGCTCATTTTATTCAGTTGCTCAACTGGTATAAGGAAGTACCGGAAATTCATCTGCTCAATGTGCAGTTTCCATTGCCTGGTGATATTTCGACGTTTATCAGTCAGACAAATATCAAGCAATATCACCAGGATGAAGGAATGAAGGATTTAAAATCAGCGTGTGATTTATTAGATCAGGCCGGTATCGCTTATCAGTACCATGTGGTGGTAGGGGAGGTAGCAAAAATGATTGTTCAGTTTGCGGCAGAAAAGCAATGTGATCAAATTGTCCTTGGTCCGCGCGGGCTTGGCACGGTCCAGGGTATGCTGCTGGGTTCAGTCGCCAGTAAGCTGATCCATCTTTCACCGATTCCGGTTCTTTTGGTCAAATAA